ACTGCCTTACAAAATATGGCGCTGGGGGTCTCTGCCTGGTCCACTTCCAGCTGGTTACCCACGCTGGTAAAAGCGGCTGCAGAAACAGGCAGTCAACCCAAATCGGTGATTCTGATCTGGTTGAACGGCGGCCCGGCGACGATCGACCTGTGGGACTTGAAACCCGGAAATAAGAATGGCGGTCCCTTTCAGGAAATCGAAACACAAGCACCGGGCATGAAGATCAGTGAGCATCTGCCTGCCCTGGCTAAACAGGCGTCTGATTTCTCTATCATTCGATCCATGTCGACCCGCGAAGGGGATCATTCCCGCGCCCGTTTTGTGACGATGACCGGCTACACACCTCAGGGCGCCATCAAGTTTCCCGCGCTTGGTTCATTGGTCGCTAATGAATTCCATGTCGAAAATGATATCCCCTCCAATGATATCCCCTCCTATGTGCACATCGGCGGACGACCGGCTGTTGGCGGAGGAGGTTTTCTGGGGCCACAATTCGCTCCGTTCGTGGTCGGTGGGCGCAGTCGTCGGGGAGGTCCAGACAGCGCCGATCTGAAAGTCGCCGATCTCGCTCCCGCATCTCCCGCGCAGCAGGCAGAACGACTCCAGCTACAAGCGGGCTTGAACTCACTATCGTCCATGCCTGCTTCCCTGGTAACTGACACTCTGGAATCGTCCCGCAATCGGGCACTGAGGTTGATGAACCCCAAGGCGGCGTCGGTGTTCGACCTGGAGCAGGAAGATGCTGCCCTCCGTCAAGCCTACGGCACCGGTTCGTTTGGGCAGGGATGCCTGATGGCGCGTCGCCTGGTGGAACGAGGCGTGAGTTTCGTTGAGGTCTCACTGAATGGCTGGGACACGCATTCCGATAACTTTGAACGCGTGAAGGAACTGTCGCAGCAACTGGATCGTGGCTGTGCCTCTCTGCTGAATGATCTGCGTCAACGCGGATTACTTAAAGACACCCTGATTGTCTGCCAGGGAGAGTTTGGTCGCACACCTCGCATTAACGGTCAGTCCGGTCGAGACCACTGGCCTTCGTCCTGGTCGATGATGCTGGCCGGTGCGGGAATTCGTGGCGGCCAGGTCGTCGGTCAAACGAGCGAAGACGGCACAAAAATCGAATCCAGGCCGACGCGAACAGCGGACCTGATGGCCACCGTCTTCCGTGGGATTGGGCTTGATCCCAGAAAACAAAATATGTCAAACGTGGGCCGACCGATTCGACTGGCAGACCCGGATGGTAAAGCGATTGAGGAGTTGCTATGAGAACCGTTTTATTTGTCATGCTGTCTATCCTGACCACCGGCATGCAAGTGAATGCGGGGCAGGACAAAGCCGAGCAGCAGCCAACGACATTGCTGGCACTAAGTGAAGCCGGACAGACACGCTTGATCGATATCCAGGTGAGCGTAGATCATCTGCCCTACGACAAGTATTGGACAAAGACATTCGACGCTCTCTTCAATTTCGCCGACTGTAATTCCGATGGCGTTCTGAGCGAAGCAGAACTTCGACTCGTTCCTTCTGCACGCGCGGTACGGTTATCGCTGGGCAGCGCCTTTACTCCGCCGGTCGCATCCCTGCAATCTCTTAAAGAAATCGTTGCAGATGAGACGCAGAAGTGTTCCAGGGAACAGCTCAAGCAGTATTATCTGAGCCACGGTGCCGGCAGGTTGCAGATCGGCTCTGGTAAACTCACTAATACAGCAGCAATCACTGCGGCGTTGATTCAGACTCTCGACACAGACAAGGATGGCATACTTTCGCAGGTCGAACTGCAAAACGCGGAAACTGCGCTGCGGCGGCTTGATACCAACGATGATGAACTGATTGGCGTTGGTGAACTCGTCCCTAATGCAACCTATCCCGGAACCTGGGCTGCCAGGGCCCTGCGACCGGCCACAGAAGTTGATCTCTCTTCCACGAACGAGAACAGACTTGTTTTGAAGCAGTTACTGACACGCCCTGCTGATCCTTCGATGGAGAAATCACTCTGGCAGATTAATATCGCCGACCAGCTTGCAGATCAACCTTTGAAAGTTGCTACGAACGCACAATGTAAGAGCTGGAGTGTTCCAGGACCGCAAAAAGAACTCTTTCATGAGTTACGTGAAGAAATTGCTAACGCCGCAGCCGAGCCCCCTGAAGAATCGACGGGAAATAGTTCGCGAAACCGGCGTTCCTCTCGTGCGTGGCTGACTCCGCTGGCCGACCGCGATTCGGATGGAAAACTCTCTCAGCAGGAAATCGATCGCTGGCTGGAACTGCAGAAACAGTTGATTCATGGCCAGCTCCTGATCAGCGTTTATTATGGAGGCGGACTTTTTGAATTACTGGATACCAATCACGATGCTGGACTGTCAATTCGCGAATTAAGAAGTGCCTGGCAAATTTTGGATTCCGCTTCCTGCACTTCAGAAAATCATGCTGATCTCACTCGGGTTCCCAACGTAGTACTGTTCGTTGTAAGCCAGGGCTATCCCCAGAGTCTCGCCAGGACATCTACGCCAGAGGTAGAATGGTTTC
The sequence above is a segment of the Gimesia algae genome. Coding sequences within it:
- a CDS encoding DUF1501 domain-containing protein; the protein is MPNKLLSRRTALQNMALGVSAWSTSSWLPTLVKAAAETGSQPKSVILIWLNGGPATIDLWDLKPGNKNGGPFQEIETQAPGMKISEHLPALAKQASDFSIIRSMSTREGDHSRARFVTMTGYTPQGAIKFPALGSLVANEFHVENDIPSNDIPSYVHIGGRPAVGGGGFLGPQFAPFVVGGRSRRGGPDSADLKVADLAPASPAQQAERLQLQAGLNSLSSMPASLVTDTLESSRNRALRLMNPKAASVFDLEQEDAALRQAYGTGSFGQGCLMARRLVERGVSFVEVSLNGWDTHSDNFERVKELSQQLDRGCASLLNDLRQRGLLKDTLIVCQGEFGRTPRINGQSGRDHWPSSWSMMLAGAGIRGGQVVGQTSEDGTKIESRPTRTADLMATVFRGIGLDPRKQNMSNVGRPIRLADPDGKAIEELL
- a CDS encoding EF-hand domain-containing protein, whose protein sequence is MRTVLFVMLSILTTGMQVNAGQDKAEQQPTTLLALSEAGQTRLIDIQVSVDHLPYDKYWTKTFDALFNFADCNSDGVLSEAELRLVPSARAVRLSLGSAFTPPVASLQSLKEIVADETQKCSREQLKQYYLSHGAGRLQIGSGKLTNTAAITAALIQTLDTDKDGILSQVELQNAETALRRLDTNDDELIGVGELVPNATYPGTWAARALRPATEVDLSSTNENRLVLKQLLTRPADPSMEKSLWQINIADQLADQPLKVATNAQCKSWSVPGPQKELFHELREEIANAAAEPPEESTGNSSRNRRSSRAWLTPLADRDSDGKLSQQEIDRWLELQKQLIHGQLLISVYYGGGLFELLDTNHDAGLSIRELRSAWQILDSASCTSENHADLTRVPNVVLFVVSQGYPQSLARTSTPEVEWFRLMDRNRDGDVSRREFTGSPAAFDRLDQDHDGLISPDEAGKAN